TATCTGGATGCATGACTTCAGCCTGGAGCACGATATCGACAATGGTATGGCGCTGAATATCGATGTAGTGGGAGAGACCTATCAGGATGCGCTGCGGGCGATCTGGAAGGGCCGGGCAGAGAACGACACCTTCAACCGACTGGTTTTTGGTGCCCGGTTGGACTGGCGTTCGGTGGCCTTGATCCGGGCTTATGCCCGCTACCTCAAGCAGCTGGGCAGCCTGTTCAGTATGGAGTTTGTGGCCTCGGTGCTGTGCAGCCATGTGGAAATTTGCCGGGACCTGATGGCACTGTTTCGCTGCCTGTTTGACCCCCGGCGCTCCGAGAACAAACAAGGTGACCGGATAAAAAAACTGCGTCAGCGGATACTGGATGGTTTGGATTCGGTGCAGAACCTCAACGAAGATCAGGTACTGCGTCAGTATCTGGCGGTGATTGACGCCACCCTGCGGACCAATTTTTTCCAGATAGACGATGAGGGTAATTACCGGGAATGTATCGCGTTCAAAATTAATACCCGCAAACTGGACTTTGCCCCTGAGCCTCGCCCCGAATTTGAAATTTATGTGTTTTCACCCCGGGTGGAAGGGGTGCATCTGCGTGGCGGAAAAGTGGCTAGAGGTGGCATTCGCTGGTCTGACCGGCTGGAGGATTTCCGTACGGAAATTCTTGGCCTGGTTAAAGCTCAGCAGGTCAAAAATGCGGTGATTGTCCCCACCGGTGCCAAAGGGGGTTTTGTGGCTCGACGAGGTTCATCTCTCACCACGCGAGAAGCGTTTCAGGCCGAGGGCATCGCCTGCTACCGTCTTTTTATCAGCAGTTTATTAGACATCACCGATAACCGAGTAGGCGACAAAGTAGCGCGACCAGAAGGGGTGGTCTGTCGGGATGATGAAGACCCTTATTTGGTCGTCGCCGCAGACAAGGGTACGGCGACATTCTCGGATATTGCCAATGAGATTGCGGCCCAGCACCAGTTCTGGTTGGGGGATGCCTTTGCCTCGGGTGGCAGCAACGGTTATGACCATAAAGCCATGGGCATCACGGCCCGAGGTGCTTGGGTGGCGGTGCAGCGGCACTTTCGGGAGTTGGGCGTTAATGTGCAAGAGCAGGACTTTACGGTGGTGGGCATTGGCGATATGGCGGGGGACGTGTTTGGTAACGGTATGCTGTTATCAAAACATATCAAATTAGTGGCAGCCTTTAACCATCTGCATATTTTCATTGATCCAGACCCCGACCCCGAAGCGGCTTGGGAAGAGCGTAAACGGCTGTTTGATTTGCCCCGCTCTAGTTGGACAGACTATAACGCCAAGCTTATCTCTAAAGGCGGTGGCGTCTTTGAGCGCAGTGCCAAACAGATTCCTCTCAGTGCGGCCATGCGTAAACTGCTGGGTTGTAAGGATAAAACGCTTGCGCCTAACGCATTGATTAAACTGCTGCTTAAGTCGCAAGTAGACTTGATTTGGAACGGGGGGATTGGCACCTACGTTAAATCCAGTACCGAAAGTCACGCCGATGTGGGCGACCACGCCAACGATATCCTCAGGGTCGACGGACGAGATTTACAGTGTCGGGTAGTAGGCGAGGGGGGCAACTTGGGGCTCACCCAATTGGGCCGTATGGAATTCAGTCGCAACGGCGGCATTTGCAACACCGACTTTGTGGATAACGCTGCTGGGGTGGATTGCTCTGACCATGAGGTCAATATCAAAATTTTGCTCAACGCCAAGGTGGAATCCGAGGATCTTACCGTTAAACAGCGCAATAAGCTGTTGGCTAAAATGACCGATGCCGTCGGCGAGCTGGTGCTGGAAAACAACAGCAGCCAGACGCTGGCGATAAGCGTGGCGCAATTTCGTCGCCATAAACATCACCACGATTATCTGCGTTTTCTTGAGCACTTAGAGGAAAGCGGTCGGCTGCAACGGGGGTTGGAGTATCTACCCGACAACGACACCATCAAAGACCTGCATGGCGAAGACAAAAGCTGGACCCGGCCAGAGCTGGCGGTACTGGTGTCCTACGCCAAAGTAGAATTAAAAGAGCAGTTGTTAGAGGCCGACCTCAGCGCCGATGAATGGGTTGCCAAGCGCATATTTAATGCCTTTCCTGAAGCTCTGCACAAAAAATACGGCAGCGATATTTACGACCATCGTTTGGCAAAAGAAATCATCGCCACCCAGTTAGCCAATGACATGGTCAACTTGATGGGCTTCTCCTACAGCCTTCGCCAATATATTTCAGTGGGTGCCAGCGCTGCGCAAACCGCTACTGCCTTTGTGACCGTGATGGAGTTATTTGATTTGGGTTCACTGTGGCAGGAAGTGGAGGCGCTGGACTACCAGATTGATTCAGCTGTGCAATACGAACTGCTTCATCAGATCATGCGCTTAGGTCGCCGGACTACCCGCTGGTTTTTGCGCAATAAGCACGACGTCTCTCCCCAGCATGTCGTCAGTCGCATGAAGGCCGATTTCAGTCGGGTTATTCCGCGCGTACCTGAGCTGCAAGGTCAAGGCTTGGGCGCACTATGGAGTCAGCAGGTGGAGCAATGGACTCAGGAGTCGGTTCCTGACGACATCGCCAGTCGCATTGCTGCCTTTGATGCTTACTTCCTGTTACCCGGTGCCATCGACGCGGCTTTAGATAGTGACTGCGATGCTGAAGATATGGTCGACCTGCTATTCAATTTTGTCGACTTGCTGTCTCTGGATTGGACGCTGGAAAAATTGATCGAATGGCAGCCCGACAGCCGTTGGCAAGATCTGGCCCGGGAGTCCTACGTGGACAATCTGGAAGTGCTGCTGCGACAGCTGATCGTAGGGTTGCGCCAGCACTCCGACAACAGCAACCAAGAGCTAATGAGTCAATGGCAACACACAAACCGCCATCGCATCGACCGCTATCTGAGCATGACCAACTCCCTTCGCGCTACCGCTACTCAGGATTTGTCGGTGTTTACCGTCATTGTGCGGGAACTGCAGGACTTGGTAGAGGCCTCACTGGTAAATGTGAGTGGGGCAGAGTCCCGGGAGCAGAAAAGGTAGCTACCGTAGCGCCGTCTGTTTTTGTGTTCTATCCCTCACTGATCCGTTGTTGTTACTACACATGAAGGGTCTTGTGAGGGGAGCTTGCAAGCCTTGAGATGAGAGAGAAGGGCCCAAGATAGTACAAATGAATTTGTGTTTTTCGGCCATGTTATGAAGGAGAAGTCGCCTGATGACTGACGATCAATCATACGACAATATACTCGATGGCGAGATGTTGAATCACGATGCCCAGGGTGGCACCGGGCTGATGATCCCGGACTCCGTTTTACCTTCCAGACTTTATCTCCTGCCTTCGCCCAAACGACCCTTTTTTCCGGGTCAGGCTCAGCCCATAGTACTGGACATCGATCTCTGGGAAGAGACCCTGACCCGGGTGGCCAAAACCCAGGACAAGGTGTTGGGCTTGCTCTATTGCGATGACGCCAACCCGGCAGAGCTGGACCCGACTCAACTGCCTGCGGTGGGCTGTGTGGCCCGTCTGCATCAGGCCCACAAGGATGAGAATGCCGCCCAGATTCTGGTGCAGGGCCTGAAGCGCTTTCGCATTCGCCGCTGGCTCAGCGACAAGCCGCCTTATCTGGTGGAAGTGGACTACCCCGACAATATCGGCGAGCGGGATAGTGATGAGGTCAAGGCCTATGCCATGGCGATCATCAAGGCCATCAAAGAGCTGCTGGCCATCAACCCCCTGTACAGCGAGGAACTCAAGCAGTACCTGTCCCGCTTTAGCCCCAATGAACCGTCCGTATTGGTGGACTTCGCGGCGGCCATTACCACTGCCAAGGGCGATGCCCTGCAGGACATCATCGAGACCATTCCGCTGCTGCGGCGTATGGAAAAGGTGCTGACCCTACTCACTCGGGAGCGGGAAGTCGCCGAGTTGCAGGGCCACATCAGCGCCCAGGTCAACGAGAAAATCAGCGCAAACCAGCGCGAGTTTTTCCTCCGGGAACAGCTCAAGGTGATCCAGCGGGAGCTGGGTATTTCCAAGGACGATCGCACCGCCGATGCCGAGGAATTCCGCAATAATCTCAAGGGCAAGACCCTTACCGATGCTGCCCGCAAACGCATCGACGATGAGATCAACAAGCTGGAGGTGCTGGAAAGCGGTTCCCCGGAGTACGGCGTGACCCGTAATTATTTGGATTGGGCCAGCCAGCTGCCCTGGGGTGTGTATTCCAAAGACCGCCTGGACCTGCAGCATGCCCGCAAGGTGCTGGACGCCCAGCACAGCGGCCTGGCGGATGTGAAGGATCGCATTATCGAGTTTCTGGCGGTGGGCAAGTTCAAGGGCACTGTCGCCGGTTCTATTGTCTTGCTGGTGGGGCCGCCGGGGGTGGGCAAGACCTCGATTGGCCGCTCCATCGCCGATGCCCTGGGCCGTAAGTTTTACCGTTTCAGTCTGGGCGGTATGCGGGACGAGGCGGAGATCAAGGGCCATCGGCGCACTTATATCGGCGCCATGCCGGGCAAGCTGGTGCAGGCTTTGAAAGAAGTGGAAACCGCCAACCCGGTGATTATGCTGGATGAAATCGACAAGCTCGGTACCTCCTTCCAGGGCGATCCCGCCTCGGCCATGCTGGAGGTACTGGACCCGGAGCAGAACAGCGAGTTTCTCGATCATTACCTGGACTTGCGTTTTGACTTGTCGAAGGTGCTGTTTGTCTGCACTGCCAATCAACTCGACACTATCCCCGGCCCGCTGCTGGACCGGATGGAGATGATTCGTCTGGCCGGTTATCTGGGCGAGGAAAAGCTGACCATTGCCAAAAAACACCTCTGGCCCCGTTTGCTGCAACGCAATGGCATCGATAAAAAACGGCTGAACATCAACACCGCCGCGCTGCGCCACATCATTGACGGCTATGCCCGTGAGGCCGGGGTGCGGGGGCTGGAGAAACAGCTGGCCCGCATTGTCCGCAAGGCTGCGGTGCGTTTGCTGGAAGATGAGGCCCTAGTGCTGAAAGTGGGTCGCGACGAGGTGGAGGACATGCTGGGCAAACCCCTGTTTAAACGGGAAAAGCCCCAACAGGGTGTGGGCCTGGTCACCGGCCTGGCCTGGACCGCCATGGGCGGCGCCACCCTGGGGGTGGAGTGTTCCCGTATCCATACGCTGACCCGGGGTTTCCAGCTTTCCGGTCAGTTGGGCGATGTAATGAAGGAGTCCGCCAATATCGCCTACGGCCACGTGATGTCCAATCTTGAGCGCTTTGGCGCCGACGCCAGTTTCTTCAATGAATCCATGGTTCATCTTCATGTACCCGAAGGGGCTACCCCCAAGGACGGCCCCAGCGCCGGGATCACCATGGCTACCTCGTTGCTGTCTCTGGCATTGAACAAGGCCCCCAAAACAGGCTTTGCCATGACCGGCGAGCTCACCCTCACCGGGCAGGTGTTGCCGGTGGGCGGCATCCGGGAAAAAGTCATTGCCGCCAAACGGGTGGGGATTAAAAAGCTGATCCTGCCGGAGGACAACCGTCGGGATTTTGACGAGCTGCCCGAGCATGTTCGCAAAGGCGTGACGGTACACTTTGCCGCTCAGTTTGATGATGTGCGGGGGTTGTTGTTTTCCTAAGCCAGCCGACTTGGCGCGGCGCAGCGGCGCGGCCGAGACCTAATTTGAACCGACAGTGAGGTGTGATCGATCCTTTTCAGGAGAATTTTGAAAGTGGCCCTGGGTAGCCCCTAGACTGACACGCCCACTCTGATTTTTTTGTAGAAGCGGAGGTGACAGATGAACTTACCCGATACGATGCACGCCGTGCAGTTGATCGGTCATGGCGGAATGGACAAGTTGGTCTACCGGGATGATGTGCCCGTCCCGACCCCGGCCGCTGGTGAGGTCCTGATCGAAGTCAGCGCCTGTGGCATGAACAATACCGATGTCTGGGTACGGGAGGGCGCCTACGGTGAGGAGACCGATCCGAGTGCCGTCTCTACCTGGCGTCGCGGACGTTCCACGCTGGAGTTCCCCCGCATTCAGGGCACCGACACGGTGGGTCGCATCGTCGATGTCGGCGACAAGGTTCCGCGCCAGCGTATTGGTGAGCGGGTCATCGTGGATTTCAGCCTCTACAACCGTCCCGAAGGCGACGACAGCCTGGCCGATATCGACTACATCGGCCATGGCCGGGACGGCGGTTACGCAGAATACACCACGGTGCCAGCGGAAAATGCCCACGTGGTGAACACTGAGTTGGCGGATGCGGAACTGGCGACTTTCTGTTGCGCCTACCTGACTGGCGAGCACATGCTCGATCGTGCCAGGGTCAGCAAGGGAGAGCGGGTGTTGGTGACTGGCGCCTCAGGGGGCGTGGGTTCTGGCCTGTTGCAGCTTTGCCGGGCCCGCGGCGCTATTCCCTATGCGGTCACCAGTCGCGGCAAGGGCGACGCCCTCAAAGCGATTGGCGCTGAAGAAGCGGTCTTCCGTGACGATGAGGATTTGCTGGTGGCCGTCAACAAGGCCACGGGTAACAAGCCCATCGACGTAGTGGCGGATCTGGTGGCGGGCTCCCTCTTCAATGACCTGTTGCGTGTGCTCAGACCGGAAGGGCGCTATACCACCGCTGGCGCCATCGCCGGCCCCGTCGTAGAACTGGACCTGCGGACCATGTACCTCAAGCATCTGGAACTGCACGGTTCATCTCAAGGCACGCGGCAAGCGTTCCGCCGCTTGGTGCGCTATATCGAAGAGGGCAGCATTCGCCCCTTGCTGGAGCGCACTTATCCCCTGTCAGAATTCAAGCGCGCCCAACAGGATTTCGTCGACAAGAAATTTATCGGCAAATTGGTGGTTGTGCCCGATGCCAAATGGTCCGACGTGGGAGCGCCCTATGCTGAATAAACTCGATAAGCACAGCCTTAGCCTGGAGCTGGTGGATACCCATGCCGGCGGCGACGTCAGCCGGATTGTGGTAGCTGGCGTCACCTCCCTGCCGGGAAAAACAGTCCGACAGCAACAACAGTATCTGGAGAGCCATGGCGACGGACTCCGGCGCTTGTTGCTTAATGAGCCCTATGGCGACCCTGCCATGTCGGTCAATCTGGTGGTGCCGCCCTGCCACGAACAGGCCCAGGCCGGTTATATCATTATGGAGGCTATGGGCTACCCGATGTATTCCGGCTCCAACACCATCTGCACGGCAACGGCGGCGCTGGAATGTGGCTTACTGCCGATGCAAGAGGGAAAGCAGGACGTGGTGCTCGAGTCCCCCGCTGGTCTGTCTCATATCACGGCGACCAATGTCGACAACCATGTCCAGGCGATCACCACTCGTGGGGAACCCGCTTATGTTCATGAACGGGACCTGAGAATCCATCTCCCTCACTATGGAGAGGTTCGTTACGATGTGGTTTGGAGTGGCGCCTTCTTTGCGATGGTGGATGCGGAGGCTCTCGGCTTTGGCATTACCCGAGAAGAACAGGTGGCCCTCGCGGCCTTCGGCGATGAGTTTGTCCGGACTGCGCGACCGGAATTTGTCCGGGTGCACCCGGATCTGGGCGATGTGGGTCCCCTGCCTTTTGTGCATTTCATGGGGCCGGTGGAGACCGTGGATAATGGCGGCTATCGGTCGCGCTCCGCTACCTATGTGCATCCTGGCGTCATTTGCCGAAGCCCGACCGGTACCGGCACCTCGGCGCGTTTGGCATTAATGTACGCCCGGAACGAGATCGACGATGGTCAATGGCTGGAAACCGTGTCCCCAAGGGATTCGAGTTTTCGGGGGGATGTGCTGGGACCTGCCCGGGTAGGTTCTCTGCCGGCGCTTGAGACCGCCATCAGCGGGCGGGCACGAATCCTTGCCCATTCACGGGTGGTGGTGGACCTGGAGGATCCCCTGGTGGCCGATCTGGATCTGGCGCAGGTGCTGGAAGCCAGTCGTACATAAGTCTGTTGTACTGTGGAAGAGCGGGGATGCTGGAATATTAGTCCCGGCCGTGCCAGTGCTTGAGCTGCAAAATGCAGGCGGCTGGCACATGCACCAGACCAAAGGCACTCAGAAACACCAGCAGTGGCCCGATGCCGCTGCTGGGCAGGTAGACGATGCTCATCACCGCACCAAAACCGACCCCGGCAGCAAATAGGATTGCGCCCACGATCTGGCGTGTGCGCGACACGTAAGCGCGCAGCCGGTGGTGTGCCCAGAACACGGCGAACAGGGTGGGCAGGCAGAACAAGAGTAACAATACGTTTTGCATGAAAGCTACGCTAACGGGGAAATTTCAAACGTGCAAATGGAGGGGCGCTTGGTAGTTCTCGTTAGGGCCGATGCCTGTACTACCTCTGCAGACTTTTCAATCGGTTGTAGCTTTAGAGAAAATATTAAGATATGAAACAAAGAGTTAAAAAGATCGACTTTCCACGTAGCTCTGCCCAAAATATTCAAGGCTCAAAATGAGTCTCGGATGCTTTGCGGTCTTATTACGCACCAAATCTTCATTCAACTGGAGGTGGGTTGGAAGTTGTAAAGAGTATTTTGAGCTAAAAAACAGAAGCTCTATCTCCCATTATCATAATTGTCGCAGGTCTTAATGCACGTCAAAAACCGATTGACGGTCGGAATTTGTTTGTGCAGTATCTGTGTCATTAGCTAAGAGGGTCAAAGCGTGCGATTGGGGGAACTGGAAAAAGCAGTCTTGCAACACTTTTGGAGTGTGGATTCGGCGGATGTGAAACATGTCCACCAGGCCTTAGATCCGAAGGGACTGCGTTCATTAAATACGGTTCAGAGCGCAATGGATCGCCTGTTCAAAAAAGGCCTGCTCAAGCGTGACAAAGTAGGGCATGCCTTTGTCTACCGGGCAGGCCAGCCACGGAATATTTTTCTGGCAAAATTGATGCGTTCGGTCACTGCTGACTTTATCAGTGAAGAACAGGACTTTCTGGCGGCGTTCAGCTCGCTGGCCGAGAATCTCGATGATGCCCAGCTTGAGGAGCTGGAGCAGTTGATTGAACGGCGGCGCAACGACAGTAAGGCCGGAGGTTAGGCATGATACTGGGAGAGTTGGCGCGCAGTTTAAATGGTGGCTTTATCGCCGTCTCGACATTGTTGTTCTGTGTGTCGGTGCTATCCGTCGCCTATCTCCCTGTCGCGCCGTCATTGCGACGCAGCTCTGCCCGCTGTCGGGAGCATGTACTCTGGGCCTTGTTATTGTTTCCCTGGCTGGCAGCAATGCTTGTCAGCTACCTGGTGTTGTCACCCTCGCTTGCGCCCTACAAGCCGGATTGGATGTCCGCGTTAACGCACTGGCATCACGCTGAGCTGTTTGATACGCGTAGCTGGCATGTTTTGCCACTGGCGGTGTTTGCCGTGGTGTTGGTTCTTGCGTTGATACGAACGGGGCTGGCCTTGATTCGTCACCGACGATCTATGCGATGGTTCCTGCAGTGTCTGGAGGTGAACGCATTGCGTGCAGAGCTCGACTCTCAGTGGCCCAGCGCCTTTACCTACGGTTTTTTACGGCCCCGTATTTTCGTCAGTGCCGCGCTGAAAAAAGCGCTTTCACCCGAAGAATATAGTGCCGTGCTCCATCATGAACAGGCCCATCTGAAGCGCTATGACCCACTGAAAAAGTTTTGTTTTGCCTGCTTATCCCATTTCTTTCCCAGCACGGTGGCGCAAAGGCTAAGGGCCGAATATGCCCTTAGTTTGGAGCAGTCAGCTGATATGAAAGCGGTTGCATCGGGAAATGAAAATGCACTGATCGCAAAAACCTTGCTCAAGGTATATCGCCTTAATCGGAGCACCTTGCCGTCTTATTGCTGCGCTTTTGCCGAGACCAGTCTTGAAGCCAGAGTTCGTTACTTGATGGCTCCTCGACCTGATCCCACTGTCCACTACGTCGCCGCCGCGCTGCTATTTGCTGGGATGCTTGCCCTGAGCCTGTTCGGTGTGGACAGCTACCATCACAGCTTTGAACGCTTCTTTGATCACTGATCTTTATTAGGAACGCCCATGCATAACGTTTCCAGCTCAACACCGTTAAAAATACCGATCTATGGTCGGTTTTTTGTTGCGGTTTGCGCGCCACTACTAATGTATTTAGTCCTGTCCCAGGGCGTTCACGCTGCTGAGCCGGACCTGACCTTAGGGGCCGCGATTCAGCGTAGTTTTGCTTCCCATCCCGATCTGCAGGCCTTCGCTTATCGTCGCGACATTGCGCAGGGTAATCTGCGACAGTCGGGCGTCGGTACACCCCCCAGCCTGGACATGCAGGTGGAGGATGGTTTCGGCTCCGGAGACTACGCCGACACGCAAAATCTGCAATCGACCCTGGCTATTATCAGTTGGGTCGTCGAGGGGGATTTGCTGGATACCCGCCAGCAGAGTGCGCGTCAGCGCCTGTCATTGTTGGACGACGATTATCGAATAAAACGACTGGATGTCGCTGCCGAGACCGGGCGGCGTTTTATGACCTTGCTGGGCTTACAGCGAAAGCGTGAGCTTGCCGCCCAGGTGTTGGAAATGGCAGAGGACACGGCCAGCGAACTGGGCCAGCGTCAGCGAGCCGGAAAAACGTCAGCTGTAGATACCCTTCGCGCGCAGGCAGCACGCGCTCGCGCAGAACTCGCTCTTGAAGATTATGATCATGAAATTCGCAGCCAAGGCCGCAAGCTGGCCGCACTCTGGAATGAGCGACAGTTTGCTGAGTCGGTGTCTGGCGACCTGAGCACGACGCAGCCAACACTGGATTTTAATGCGCTCCGCGCTGCGCTGGCGAGCAACCCTGCAGTGGCCCGTCTGCTTACCCAAGAACGTATGACGCAGTCGGAAATTGCCCTGGCAAAAGCGGAAGCGAAATCGCGCTGGCGCTTCTCTGCAGGGGTGCGCCGCTACGAAGCCAGCGACGATGTTGGACTGGTGGCGGGGGTCAGCATTCCGCTGGGCGGCGAGCGTCGCGCCCGTGGTCAGATTGAGGCGCTGAAGGCCGAAGCCGCATTGCATGCGGTAAACGCTGACAATCTGCGTCTGGAGCTTGAGACCCGCCTGTTTGTATTAGCGCAGGAATACAACCATGCCCTTCACGTGGCGGAGGCATTGCGGGACGACATTATTCCCACCTTGAAACAGGCCCTGGTTGAATCCCGACAAAGCTACCTGCGGGGACGTCACAGCTATCAGGAATGGGCGGCCGTGCGCAATGAGTGGCTGAGTGCAAAGGAGGATTTGCTGGATAGCCAGCTATCGGCCCATTTGACCTATCTGGAAATTGAGCGCCTGACCGGGCTACCAACACAATTAATGAAAGAGGTGAACCCATGATCCGCTGTTACGGGCGTGCTCTGCTGCTGAGCTTTCTGATAGCGGGGCTTTTTCTTCCCGCGCACATGGCCATGGCCGCTGGCGGCGGAAGTAGCGCTGCAGCGGAAGCAGAGCCAGAAAAGGGTCCCCACCGCGGTCGCATGCTGCGCGACGGTGATTTCGCACTGGAGCTGGCGATTGTGGAAGCCGGCGTGCCCCCCGAGTTTCGGGTTTGGATTACGGATGACGGTGAGGCTGTTCCACCAGAGTCCGTGGATCTCACGGTCACGCTGACCCGGCTCGGGGATAAAAAAGACGTGATCAATTTCCGTCCCCAAGAGGATTTTCTGCGGGGGGATATGGAAATTTACGAACCTCATTCCTTTGTCGTTACCATCGTCGCCCGTTACCAAGGGGAGACCCACACTTGGGAATACGATAACTTCGAAGGGCGGGTTCGCATTGCCGACGATGTGGCCAGCGCCATGGGCATTGTCACGGAGCGCGCGGGCTCGGCAACCCTGATCCAACGTATTCCCGCCTTTGGCCGAGTGATTCCGGCAACGAATGCCCAGCAACGCGTCACGGCCCGCTTTGATGGCGAGATCACTGCCATTCATGTGGCTCTCGGTCAGGCGGTGAGCAAGGGCGATGCACTGATCACGGTGGAGAGTAACGAAAGCCTCAAGCCCTATACCCTCCGGGCCCGCCTGAGTGGCGAGGTGGTATCCCTGCCAGTGAACGTTGGTGAGAGCACGGCGGGCAGAGCGCTTCTTCACATCGTCGATCCCACCGCCCTGCTCGCGGAGTTACAGGTGTTTCCCGCAGATTTGTCGCGGCTCGCCATTGGTAACAGCGCCGAATTGCGTGCAGGCAGCGCCAGTTTGAACGGCAATATCAGCTATATCCCCCGGCAGCTAAGCGCGGCGCAATCGGCGCCGGTGAGAGTGGCTATCGCTCAGTCGACGAGCCGTTTGCAAAGTGGCCAGTTTATTCAGGGCGACTTGGAGGTGGATCGGTTTGAGGTGCCGCTGGCGGTAAAGCGCAGCGGTTTGCAGGGCTTCCGCGATTTTACCGTGGTCTACGCCAAGGTCGGTGATCAATACGAAGTGCGCATGCTGGAACTGGGTCGTGAGGCGGGTGAATGGGTCGAGGTGCTCGGCGGCCTTGAACCCGGCACCGAATACGTCAGCGAAAACAGCTTTCTTATCAAAGCCGATATTGAAAAATCCGGCGCCTCCCACGACCACTAAGGACTGATCATGTTAGATGCGATACTGCGATTTTCCCTCGCCAGACGCTCGCTGGTCATGGTGTTGGTGCTGGGGCTCTGCGGCTTGGGGCTGTGGAATTTTCAGCGGCTGCCCATTGATGCCGTGCCGGACATTACCAATGTTCAGGTGATGATTAATACCGAGGCGCCAGGCTACACCCCGCTGGAAGTTGAGCAACGGGTCACCTACGCCATCGAGACGGCCATGGCGGGTCTGCCCGCCTTGGAATACACCCGTTCGGTGTCCCGCTACGGCCTGTCTCAGGTGACGGTCGTTTTTGAAGAAAGTACCGATATTTACTTCGCCCGCCAATTGGTGAACGAGCGCCTGGCCTCGGCCCGCTCGCGATTGCCTGCCGCGCTGGAGCCGGAGTTGGGCCCCATTGCCACCGGGCTGGGTGAAATTTTTATGTTTACCGTCGATGCGGAGCCGGGTGCGGTCGATAACAAGGGCAACACGATTACCC
The DNA window shown above is from Spongiibacter sp. IMCC21906 and carries:
- a CDS encoding NAD-glutamate dehydrogenase — protein: MTTLNTRQQLIKRIHRISDKQLASADEKNFKAFVEQVVHVHPDDDQLGWEAEANFGILYGLYRFASQRRDDGPLLKVFNPDLESDGWASKHSVVYYCQRDMPFLVDSLRMALNRLGMNIHLFESSLLWAVRDDSGVLQATTGKQAGGAQRESIGYIIIDHCSDAEQLSDISKTLRDALEDVALVVGDFQPMLQCLDNCITEVSSLGGNHAEELAFLEWLRDGNFTFLGMAEFRLGDTPDGTTISEEADARLGLMKNREPLKPAQLAQLCDGFGNFYKAEPALAFTKTAQKSTVHRAVYADYIIIKRYNSEGKVIGETRVLGLYTSGMYFQSIDRIPLLRAKAAWLEERSQLDNASHNGKTYKAIIERHPRDEMIQASHQALQDTLLGIWKIYERRAVRLFIRIDTFEKFVSCIVYLPREAVRMERQIEHLLGAALDTRDCDITTQFMAESVLARIHLIYRVSNDRFRSLDREALEADICDLTRDWNQRFSEICIERFGEERGRQLAYRYQGAFPSAYQDRFTPMLGVSDLELCTQLHDRDDISISLFQEVGADRKSLRLKLFHREESLQLSDVMPLLENMGSRVLVEHPFHICPVGESDIWMHDFSLEHDIDNGMALNIDVVGETYQDALRAIWKGRAENDTFNRLVFGARLDWRSVALIRAYARYLKQLGSLFSMEFVASVLCSHVEICRDLMALFRCLFDPRRSENKQGDRIKKLRQRILDGLDSVQNLNEDQVLRQYLAVIDATLRTNFFQIDDEGNYRECIAFKINTRKLDFAPEPRPEFEIYVFSPRVEGVHLRGGKVARGGIRWSDRLEDFRTEILGLVKAQQVKNAVIVPTGAKGGFVARRGSSLTTREAFQAEGIACYRLFISSLLDITDNRVGDKVARPEGVVCRDDEDPYLVVAADKGTATFSDIANEIAAQHQFWLGDAFASGGSNGYDHKAMGITARGAWVAVQRHFRELGVNVQEQDFTVVGIGDMAGDVFGNGMLLSKHIKLVAAFNHLHIFIDPDPDPEAAWEERKRLFDLPRSSWTDYNAKLISKGGGVFERSAKQIPLSAAMRKLLGCKDKTLAPNALIKLLLKSQVDLIWNGGIGTYVKSSTESHADVGDHANDILRVDGRDLQCRVVGEGGNLGLTQLGRMEFSRNGGICNTDFVDNAAGVDCSDHEVNIKILLNAKVESEDLTVKQRNKLLAKMTDAVGELVLENNSSQTLAISVAQFRRHKHHHDYLRFLEHLEESGRLQRGLEYLPDNDTIKDLHGEDKSWTRPELAVLVSYAKVELKEQLLEADLSADEWVAKRIFNAFPEALHKKYGSDIYDHRLAKEIIATQLANDMVNLMGFSYSLRQYISVGASAAQTATAFVTVMELFDLGSLWQEVEALDYQIDSAVQYELLHQIMRLGRRTTRWFLRNKHDVSPQHVVSRMKADFSRVIPRVPELQGQGLGALWSQQVEQWTQESVPDDIASRIAAFDAYFLLPGAIDAALDSDCDAEDMVDLLFNFVDLLSLDWTLEKLIEWQPDSRWQDLARESYVDNLEVLLRQLIVGLRQHSDNSNQELMSQWQHTNRHRIDRYLSMTNSLRATATQDLSVFTVIVRELQDLVEASLVNVSGAESREQKR
- the lon gene encoding endopeptidase La, which encodes MTDDQSYDNILDGEMLNHDAQGGTGLMIPDSVLPSRLYLLPSPKRPFFPGQAQPIVLDIDLWEETLTRVAKTQDKVLGLLYCDDANPAELDPTQLPAVGCVARLHQAHKDENAAQILVQGLKRFRIRRWLSDKPPYLVEVDYPDNIGERDSDEVKAYAMAIIKAIKELLAINPLYSEELKQYLSRFSPNEPSVLVDFAAAITTAKGDALQDIIETIPLLRRMEKVLTLLTREREVAELQGHISAQVNEKISANQREFFLREQLKVIQRELGISKDDRTADAEEFRNNLKGKTLTDAARKRIDDEINKLEVLESGSPEYGVTRNYLDWASQLPWGVYSKDRLDLQHARKVLDAQHSGLADVKDRIIEFLAVGKFKGTVAGSIVLLVGPPGVGKTSIGRSIADALGRKFYRFSLGGMRDEAEIKGHRRTYIGAMPGKLVQALKEVETANPVIMLDEIDKLGTSFQGDPASAMLEVLDPEQNSEFLDHYLDLRFDLSKVLFVCTANQLDTIPGPLLDRMEMIRLAGYLGEEKLTIAKKHLWPRLLQRNGIDKKRLNINTAALRHIIDGYAREAGVRGLEKQLARIVRKAAVRLLEDEALVLKVGRDEVEDMLGKPLFKREKPQQGVGLVTGLAWTAMGGATLGVECSRIHTLTRGFQLSGQLGDVMKESANIAYGHVMSNLERFGADASFFNESMVHLHVPEGATPKDGPSAGITMATSLLSLALNKAPKTGFAMTGELTLTGQVLPVGGIREKVIAAKRVGIKKLILPEDNRRDFDELPEHVRKGVTVHFAAQFDDVRGLLFS
- a CDS encoding alcohol dehydrogenase family protein → MNLPDTMHAVQLIGHGGMDKLVYRDDVPVPTPAAGEVLIEVSACGMNNTDVWVREGAYGEETDPSAVSTWRRGRSTLEFPRIQGTDTVGRIVDVGDKVPRQRIGERVIVDFSLYNRPEGDDSLADIDYIGHGRDGGYAEYTTVPAENAHVVNTELADAELATFCCAYLTGEHMLDRARVSKGERVLVTGASGGVGSGLLQLCRARGAIPYAVTSRGKGDALKAIGAEEAVFRDDEDLLVAVNKATGNKPIDVVADLVAGSLFNDLLRVLRPEGRYTTAGAIAGPVVELDLRTMYLKHLELHGSSQGTRQAFRRLVRYIEEGSIRPLLERTYPLSEFKRAQQDFVDKKFIGKLVVVPDAKWSDVGAPYAE